The following coding sequences lie in one Haematobia irritans isolate KBUSLIRL chromosome 3, ASM5000362v1, whole genome shotgun sequence genomic window:
- the Idh3a gene encoding isocitrate dehydrogenase [NAD] subunit alpha, mitochondrial isoform X2 gives MAARLIQKIVNTAPASGRAFSSGTRKVTLIPGDGIGPEISAAVQKIFTAASVPIEWEAVDVTPVRGPDGMFGIPQAAIDSVNTNKIGLKGPLMTPVGKGHRSLNLALRKEFNLYANVRPCRSLEGYKTLYDNVDVVTIRENTEGEYSGIEHEIVDGVVQSIKLITEEASKRVAEYAFQYAKNNNRKKVTVVHKANIMRMSDGLFLRCVRDMAGNFPEIQFEERYLDTVCLNMVQDPNKYDVLVMPNLYGDILSDMCAGLVGGLGLTPSGNMGLNGALFESVHGTAPDIAGKDLANPTALLLSAVMMLRHMKLNSHADKIEQACFAVIKEGKYLTGDLGGKAKCSEFTNEICAKL, from the exons ATGGCTGCGAGACTAATTCAGAAGATT GTTAACACTGCTCCCGCCTCTGGACGTGCATTTTCTTCGGGTACACGCAAAGTTACCCTCATTCCTGGTGATGGCATTGGTCCTGAGATTTCTGCTGCGGTGCAGAAAATCTTTACTGCTGCCAGTGTGCCCATTGAATGGGAAGCCGTTGATGTTACACCCGTTAGG GGTCCTGACGGCATGTTTGGCATTCCTCAAGCTGCCATAGATTCAGTTaacacaaacaaaattggtttgaAAGGCCCCCTTATGACTCCAGTTGGCAAAGGTCATCGTTCTTTGAATTTGGCTTTGCGTaaagaatttaatttgtatgCCAACGTAAGACCCTGCAGAAGTCTGGAGGGTTACAAGACATTGTACGATAATGTCGATGTTGTCACAATTCGTGAAAATACTGAAGGTGAATATTCCGGCATTGAGCACGAAATTGTTGACGGTGTTGTCCAGAGTATCAAACTGATTACTGAGGAGGCCTCAAAACGTGTGGCTGAATACGCTTTCCAATATGCTAAAAACAATAACAGAAAGAAGGTCACTGTCGTACATAAGGCTAACATCAT GCGTATGTCTGATGGTTTGTTCTTGCGCTGCGTTCGTGATATGGCTGGAAATTTCCCTGAAATCCAATTTGAAGAACGTTATTTGGATACAGTGTGCTTGAACATGGTGCAAGATCCCAACAAATACGATGTTTTG GTGATGCCTAATTTGTATGGCGATATCTTGTCTGATATGTGTGCCGGTTTGGTAGGTGGTCTAGGATTGACACCTTCCGGTAACATGGGTCTCAACGGTGCCCTCTTTGAATCC GTTCACGGTACTGCTCCCGATATAGCTGGAAAGGATTTGGCCAACCCCACTGCCTTGTTATTGTCGGCTGTCATGATGTTGAGACACATGAAACTAAACTCTCACGCTGATAAAATTGAGCAAGCCTGTTTTGCTGTCATTAAAGAAGGCAAATATTTAACCGGTGATTTGGGTGGTAAAGCCAAATGCTCTGAATtcacaaatgaaatttgtgcTAAGCTGTAA
- the RfC4 gene encoding replication factor C subunit RfC4, translating to MPEVELTADEIKKRNLPWIEKYRPAKFDEIVGNEDTVARLSVFATQGNAPNIIIAGPPGVGKTTTIQCLARILLGDSYKEAVLELNASNERGIDVVRNKIKMFAQQKVTLPRGRHKIVILDEADSMTEGAQQALRRTMEIYSNTTRFALACNTSEKIIEPIQSRCAMLRFTKLSDAQILAKLIEVCQREELEYDDEGLEAIVFTAQGDMRQALNNLQSTAQGFGKITGANVFKVCDEPHPMLIQDMLQHCAQNDIHKAYKILAKLWRFGYAAEDIIGNIFRVCKRLNVDEHMKLNFIREIGVTHMKVVDGLNSLLQLTSLLARLCEIADSQ from the exons aTGCCAGAAGTAGAACTGACTGCGGATGAAATCAAGAAACGGAATTTGCCATG GATCGAAAAGTATCGTCCGGCAAAGTTCGACGAGATTGTAGGAAATGAAGATACAGTGGCTAGGCTTTCAGTGTTTGCTACTCAAGGCAATGCTCCCAATATTATTATTGCG GGACCTCCTGGAGTGGGAAAAACCACGACTATACAATGTCTGGCCCGTATTCTCTTGGGCGACAGCTATAAAGAGGCTGTTTTGGAATTAAATGCTTCCAACGAACGTGGCATCGATGTAGtgcgtaataaaataaaaatgtttgcccaACAAAAAGTCACTCTGCCACGAGGGCGTCATAAGATTGTAATTTTGGATGAAGCAGACAGCATGACCGAAGGTGCCCAACAAGCTCTAAGACGAACTATGGAAATTTACAGTAACACTACGCGATTTGCCCTAGCTTGTAATACAAGTGAGAAAATTATTGAACCCATTCAATCCCGTTGTGCCATGTTACGTTTCACCAAATtgtccgatgcccagattttggCTAAACTAATTGAAGTGTGCCAACGCGAAGAATTAGAGTATGATGACGAGGGTCTGGAAGCTATTGTTTTTACTGCTCAGGGTGATATGCGTCAAGCCTTAAACAACTTGCAGTCAACAGCGCAGGGATTCGGTAAAATTACAGGagcaaatgttttcaaagtATGTGATGAACCACATCCAATGCTAATACAAGACATGCTTCAACATTGTGCCCAAAATGACATACATAAGGCTTATAAGATATTGGCCAAACTATGGCGTTTTGGTTATGCTGCCGAGGACATCATTGGAAATATATTCCGGGTATGCAAACGACTTAATGTTGACGAACACATGAAATTGAATTTCATACGAGAGATTGGAGTTACGCATATGAAAGTAGTTGATGGTCTAAATTCTTTACTGCAATTAACAAGTCTGCTGGCACGGCTGTGCGAAATTGCCGATTCACAGTAA
- the Idh3a gene encoding isocitrate dehydrogenase [NAD] subunit alpha, mitochondrial isoform X1 has translation MAARLIQKILKIIGINGSRETKELSSSLKVNTAPASGRAFSSGTRKVTLIPGDGIGPEISAAVQKIFTAASVPIEWEAVDVTPVRGPDGMFGIPQAAIDSVNTNKIGLKGPLMTPVGKGHRSLNLALRKEFNLYANVRPCRSLEGYKTLYDNVDVVTIRENTEGEYSGIEHEIVDGVVQSIKLITEEASKRVAEYAFQYAKNNNRKKVTVVHKANIMRMSDGLFLRCVRDMAGNFPEIQFEERYLDTVCLNMVQDPNKYDVLVMPNLYGDILSDMCAGLVGGLGLTPSGNMGLNGALFESVHGTAPDIAGKDLANPTALLLSAVMMLRHMKLNSHADKIEQACFAVIKEGKYLTGDLGGKAKCSEFTNEICAKL, from the exons ATGGCTGCGAGACTAATTCAGAAGATT ttaaaaataattGGAATTAATGGCTCCCGGGAAACAAAAGAGTTATCCTCTTCCTTAAAG GTTAACACTGCTCCCGCCTCTGGACGTGCATTTTCTTCGGGTACACGCAAAGTTACCCTCATTCCTGGTGATGGCATTGGTCCTGAGATTTCTGCTGCGGTGCAGAAAATCTTTACTGCTGCCAGTGTGCCCATTGAATGGGAAGCCGTTGATGTTACACCCGTTAGG GGTCCTGACGGCATGTTTGGCATTCCTCAAGCTGCCATAGATTCAGTTaacacaaacaaaattggtttgaAAGGCCCCCTTATGACTCCAGTTGGCAAAGGTCATCGTTCTTTGAATTTGGCTTTGCGTaaagaatttaatttgtatgCCAACGTAAGACCCTGCAGAAGTCTGGAGGGTTACAAGACATTGTACGATAATGTCGATGTTGTCACAATTCGTGAAAATACTGAAGGTGAATATTCCGGCATTGAGCACGAAATTGTTGACGGTGTTGTCCAGAGTATCAAACTGATTACTGAGGAGGCCTCAAAACGTGTGGCTGAATACGCTTTCCAATATGCTAAAAACAATAACAGAAAGAAGGTCACTGTCGTACATAAGGCTAACATCAT GCGTATGTCTGATGGTTTGTTCTTGCGCTGCGTTCGTGATATGGCTGGAAATTTCCCTGAAATCCAATTTGAAGAACGTTATTTGGATACAGTGTGCTTGAACATGGTGCAAGATCCCAACAAATACGATGTTTTG GTGATGCCTAATTTGTATGGCGATATCTTGTCTGATATGTGTGCCGGTTTGGTAGGTGGTCTAGGATTGACACCTTCCGGTAACATGGGTCTCAACGGTGCCCTCTTTGAATCC GTTCACGGTACTGCTCCCGATATAGCTGGAAAGGATTTGGCCAACCCCACTGCCTTGTTATTGTCGGCTGTCATGATGTTGAGACACATGAAACTAAACTCTCACGCTGATAAAATTGAGCAAGCCTGTTTTGCTGTCATTAAAGAAGGCAAATATTTAACCGGTGATTTGGGTGGTAAAGCCAAATGCTCTGAATtcacaaatgaaatttgtgcTAAGCTGTAA
- the LOC142231688 gene encoding putative ATP-dependent RNA helicase DHX34 isoform X1, protein MDKSKIKNQVTNLTEFSFCDFKSSFDHLLSSRDMRHNIIEDRNDFWKFVNKYEAMLKNIGQSILPQPLEEEMNDMSKTHKLNCIPLRLSEDAKKSTSLHDSHATTLRMKQFQEIMLIYLDFKQKERFAKIKKLRKTQQNLPIYKYKSLLKTSLNETRVLIVAGDTGCGKSTQVPQYLYEFGYKSIACTQPRRLACISLSKRVAHEMLDDYGSKVGFQIRFEKNKTQHTNILFITEGLLLRQLALESNLEQYDVLILDEIHERNLFGDFLLGVTKCLLRAKPNLKLILMSATINVELFHSYFKEEGAKLLQVPGRLYPIKTVYMPPPSLELQAKTSSRSQKASGRLDPAPFVQVLNLIDEKYSPSDRGDVLIFVSGVNEITTVCDAAKEYAEQQSHWIILPLHSGLSLAEQDKVFDYAPEAMRKCIVSTNIAETSLTVDGIRFVVDSGKVKEMSYDSSCKGQRLKEFWVSKSSAEQRKGRAGRTGPGTCFRLFSEKQYSSFEAYPTPEIFRVPLDSILLQMVSMGLPNVRQFPFIESPEDESIEQTILGLKYHNALTPDEKITALGKSLSNLPVDISIGKMLLMGCVFPDVEKILTLAAVMSVQNPFTNRAYTDPKCEEARAHLESDQGDIFTLLRAYHEWLQLKWQNRENTRKWCHKLGIEEQRFYEITKLRNQFQNILESCNMTTNKFKDDHLTSSERAKRHGEVRMLKAIKRKQKYQEPRKRKLLKHHNNEAEDNFDDGEDDIRDVDFRLYNDAAKLEILIKSSKTDKLRDVLLLKLVIVSGFYPKIAISDEFNYCKGGSQQFFHTFLKPFISIHPNSYFAKCFDILKLNDSDILEKPSYYLPKQPLSEAHQILCYQNLLETAKPYLVNCIRMPAAQCLLLFSYNIETNASISRVICDSWLCLEFPTPEAGCELLCRAINLRRLWNRLLMDKLTDLEQNVENQKKKSENKYLEEDLWYDLVKLMSINVAYTIKRLLPADLKTLYTHRPLENIQGCKINPFAKDFSPTPNTEKGGINICENVVFNCLQDQQWTLQMDKEMCESLWTCKYCDTEFEFNVIDKLIHKTTCNRSQKSTDTVMPSSQPPQSPAASSSGSGKNKTLYQCAQCSQDLYLSNIDILKHKKLCVNK, encoded by the exons ATggataaatcaaaaattaaaaatcaagtcACCAACTTAACAGAATTTTCGTTTTGTGACTTCAAATCGTCATTTGACCATTTGTTATCCAGTCGTGATATGCGCCATAACATCATTGAAGACCGCAACGATTTCTGGAAATTTGTAAACAAATATGAGGCTATGCTTAAAAATATTGGTCAATCAATTCTTCCACAGCCATTAGAGGAAGAAATGAATGATATGTCAAAGACACACAAGCTTAATTGCATACCTCTTCGTCTTAGTGAAGACGCAAAGAAAAGTACATCGCTTCACGATTCACATGCCACCACTTTACGCATGAAGCAGTTCCAAGAAATCATGTTGATATATTTGGACTTTAAACAGAAGGAGAGATTTGCTAAAATCAAGAAGCTGAGGAAGACCCAACAAAACCTGCCCATTTACAAATACAAGAGTTTATTGAAGACGTCCCTTAATGAAACGAGGGTTTTAATTGTTGCTGGAGATACTGGCTGTGGTAAATCCACGCAAGTCCCACAGTATTTATATGAATTTGGTTACAAAAGCATTG CTTGCACACAACCTCGCCGTTTAGCGTGTATATCGCTTTCGAAGCGTGTGGCCCACGAAATGTTGGACGATTATGGATCAAAAGTAGGATTTCAAATACGATTTGAGAAAAATAAGACACAACATacaaatatactttttataacCGAAGGCTTACTACTTAGACAG TTGGCTTTGGAAAGCAATTTGGAACAATATGATGTTTTAATATTGGACGAAATACATGAACGCAATCTGTTTGGTGACTTTTTATTAGGTGtcacaaaatgtttgctaaggGCCAAACCAAATCTTAAATTGATCCTCATGTCTGCAACCATAAATGTCGAACTATTTCACAGTTATTTCAAAGAAGAAGGAGCAAAACTTTTACAAGTGCCCGGAAGATTATATCCTATAAAAACGGTATATATGCCACCACCTTCACTAGAGCTACAAGCAAAAACATCATCACGCTCACAGAAGGCATCCGGACGTCTAGATCCTGCACCATTTGTCCAAGTATTAAATTTGATTGACGAGAAATATTCAC cTAGTGATCGTGGTGATGTATTGATATTTGTAAGTGGAGTTAATGAAATAACAACTGTATGCGATGCTGCTAAGGAATATGCCGAACAACAATCTCACTGGATTATTTTACCTTTGCATAGTGGTCTGTCTTTAGCAGAACAAGATAAG GTATTCGATTATGCTCCTGAAGCAATGCGTAAATGCATTGTTTCCAcaaatattgccgaaacatcttTAACAGTGGACGGAATACGTTTTGTTGTTGACTCGGGGAAAGTTAAGGAAATGTCCTATGATTCATCCTGTAAAGGCCAACGATTGAAAGAATTCTGGGTATCCAAATCTTCGGCAGAACAACGTAAAGGTCGCGCAGGACGTACAGGTCCAGGG ACATGTTTCCGACTATTTAGTGAAAAGCAGTACAGTTCTTTTGAGGCCTATCCCACTCCAGAAATATTCCGTGTACCACTTGATAGCATTCTCTTGCAAATGGTATCAATGGGACTACCAAATGTCCGACAATTTCCATTTATCGAATCTCCGGAAGATGAAAGCATTGAGCAGACTATTTTGGGATTAAAATATCAT AACGCCTTGACACCAGATGAAAAAATAACCGCTCTAGGGAAATCTTTATCTAACTTACCTGTTGACATTTCTATTGGTAAAATGTTATTAATGGGTTGTGTTTTCCCAGACGTTGAAAAGATTTTAACGCTTGCTGCAGTTATGAGTGTACAAAACCCATTTACGAATCGTGCTTACACCGATCCAAAATGTGAG GAGGCTCGCGCCCATCTAGAATCGGATCAGGGGGATATTTTCACATTACTAAGAGCTTACCATGAATGGTTACAACTAAAATGGCAAAATAGAGAGAATACTCGAAAATGGTGCCACAAACTTGGTATCGAAGAACAAAG atTTTATGAAATTACAAAACTTCGCAatcaattccaaaatattttggaatcTTGCAATATGACAACAAATAAGTTTAAGGATGACCATTTGACAAGTTCTGAAAGAGCCAAACGCCATGGGGAAGTGCGAATGCTAAAGGCCATTAAACGCAAACAAAAGTATCAAGAACCACGAAAGAGGAAATTGCTCAAACACCATAATAATGAAGCAGAGGATAATTTTGATGACGGAGAAGATGATATTAGAGATGTCGATTTTCGTTTATACAATGATGCAGCCAAATTAGAG atattgataaaatcttctaagaCTGATAAACTTCGCGATGTATTGTTGTTGAAGCTGGTTATTGTGTCGGGTTTCTATCCAAAAATTGCCATTTCCGATGAATTTAATTATTGCAAAGGCGGTTCTCAACAATTTTTCCATACTTTCTTGAAACCATTCATTTCCATTCATCCAAATTCGTATTTTGCAAAATGCTTTGACATACTCAAGTTGAATGACAGTGATATTTTGGAGAAACCATCTTACTATCTGCCAAAACAACCACTCAGTGAAGCTCATCAAATTTTATGTTATCA AAATCTATTGGAAACGGCTAAACCTTATCTTGTGAACTGTATACGTATGCCAGCGGCCCAGTGTTTACTTTTATTTTCCTACAACATTGAAACGAATGCTTCCATTAGCCGAGTTATATGCGATTCTTGGTTGTGTCTGGAGTTTCCAACGCCTGAAGCTGGTTGCGAACTTCTTTGCAGAGCAATAAATCTTCGAAGATTGTGGAACAGATTATTAATGGACAAATTAACAG ATTtggaacaaaatgttgagaatCAAAAGAAAAAGTCTGAAAATAAGTATTTAGAAGAAGATTTATGGTATGATTTAGTAAAATTAATGAGTATTAATGTGGCATATACCATTAAGCGTTTATTACCCGCTGATCTTAAGACATTATACACGCATAGACCGTTGGAGAATATCCAAGGTTGCAAAATAAATCCTTTTGCAAAGGATTTTAGTCCAACCCCAAATACAGAAAAAGGTGGCATAAATATATGTGAAAATGTTGTCTTCAATTG TCTGCAAGATCAACAATGGACACTACAAATGGATAAAGAAATGTGTGAAAGTCTATGGACTTGTAAATATTGCGATAcagaatttgaatttaatgttATAGATAAACTGATTCACAAGACAA
- the LOC142231688 gene encoding putative ATP-dependent RNA helicase DHX34 isoform X2, with protein sequence MDKSKIKNQVTNLTEFSFCDFKSSFDHLLSSRDMRHNIIEDRNDFWKFVNKYEAMLKNIGQSILPQPLEEEMNDMSKTHKLNCIPLRLSEDAKKSTSLHDSHATTLRMKQFQEIMLIYLDFKQKERFAKIKKLRKTQQNLPIYKYKSLLKTSLNETRVLIVAGDTGCGKSTQVPQYLYEFGYKSIACTQPRRLACISLSKRVAHEMLDDYGSKVGFQIRFEKNKTQHTNILFITEGLLLRQLALESNLEQYDVLILDEIHERNLFGDFLLGVTKCLLRAKPNLKLILMSATINVELFHSYFKEEGAKLLQVPGRLYPIKTVYMPPPSLELQAKTSSRSQKASGRLDPAPFVQVLNLIDEKYSPSDRGDVLIFVSGVNEITTVCDAAKEYAEQQSHWIILPLHSGLSLAEQDKVFDYAPEAMRKCIVSTNIAETSLTVDGIRFVVDSGKVKEMSYDSSCKGQRLKEFWVSKSSAEQRKGRAGRTGPGNALTPDEKITALGKSLSNLPVDISIGKMLLMGCVFPDVEKILTLAAVMSVQNPFTNRAYTDPKCEEARAHLESDQGDIFTLLRAYHEWLQLKWQNRENTRKWCHKLGIEEQRFYEITKLRNQFQNILESCNMTTNKFKDDHLTSSERAKRHGEVRMLKAIKRKQKYQEPRKRKLLKHHNNEAEDNFDDGEDDIRDVDFRLYNDAAKLEILIKSSKTDKLRDVLLLKLVIVSGFYPKIAISDEFNYCKGGSQQFFHTFLKPFISIHPNSYFAKCFDILKLNDSDILEKPSYYLPKQPLSEAHQILCYQNLLETAKPYLVNCIRMPAAQCLLLFSYNIETNASISRVICDSWLCLEFPTPEAGCELLCRAINLRRLWNRLLMDKLTDLEQNVENQKKKSENKYLEEDLWYDLVKLMSINVAYTIKRLLPADLKTLYTHRPLENIQGCKINPFAKDFSPTPNTEKGGINICENVVFNCLQDQQWTLQMDKEMCESLWTCKYCDTEFEFNVIDKLIHKTTCNRSQKSTDTVMPSSQPPQSPAASSSGSGKNKTLYQCAQCSQDLYLSNIDILKHKKLCVNK encoded by the exons ATggataaatcaaaaattaaaaatcaagtcACCAACTTAACAGAATTTTCGTTTTGTGACTTCAAATCGTCATTTGACCATTTGTTATCCAGTCGTGATATGCGCCATAACATCATTGAAGACCGCAACGATTTCTGGAAATTTGTAAACAAATATGAGGCTATGCTTAAAAATATTGGTCAATCAATTCTTCCACAGCCATTAGAGGAAGAAATGAATGATATGTCAAAGACACACAAGCTTAATTGCATACCTCTTCGTCTTAGTGAAGACGCAAAGAAAAGTACATCGCTTCACGATTCACATGCCACCACTTTACGCATGAAGCAGTTCCAAGAAATCATGTTGATATATTTGGACTTTAAACAGAAGGAGAGATTTGCTAAAATCAAGAAGCTGAGGAAGACCCAACAAAACCTGCCCATTTACAAATACAAGAGTTTATTGAAGACGTCCCTTAATGAAACGAGGGTTTTAATTGTTGCTGGAGATACTGGCTGTGGTAAATCCACGCAAGTCCCACAGTATTTATATGAATTTGGTTACAAAAGCATTG CTTGCACACAACCTCGCCGTTTAGCGTGTATATCGCTTTCGAAGCGTGTGGCCCACGAAATGTTGGACGATTATGGATCAAAAGTAGGATTTCAAATACGATTTGAGAAAAATAAGACACAACATacaaatatactttttataacCGAAGGCTTACTACTTAGACAG TTGGCTTTGGAAAGCAATTTGGAACAATATGATGTTTTAATATTGGACGAAATACATGAACGCAATCTGTTTGGTGACTTTTTATTAGGTGtcacaaaatgtttgctaaggGCCAAACCAAATCTTAAATTGATCCTCATGTCTGCAACCATAAATGTCGAACTATTTCACAGTTATTTCAAAGAAGAAGGAGCAAAACTTTTACAAGTGCCCGGAAGATTATATCCTATAAAAACGGTATATATGCCACCACCTTCACTAGAGCTACAAGCAAAAACATCATCACGCTCACAGAAGGCATCCGGACGTCTAGATCCTGCACCATTTGTCCAAGTATTAAATTTGATTGACGAGAAATATTCAC cTAGTGATCGTGGTGATGTATTGATATTTGTAAGTGGAGTTAATGAAATAACAACTGTATGCGATGCTGCTAAGGAATATGCCGAACAACAATCTCACTGGATTATTTTACCTTTGCATAGTGGTCTGTCTTTAGCAGAACAAGATAAG GTATTCGATTATGCTCCTGAAGCAATGCGTAAATGCATTGTTTCCAcaaatattgccgaaacatcttTAACAGTGGACGGAATACGTTTTGTTGTTGACTCGGGGAAAGTTAAGGAAATGTCCTATGATTCATCCTGTAAAGGCCAACGATTGAAAGAATTCTGGGTATCCAAATCTTCGGCAGAACAACGTAAAGGTCGCGCAGGACGTACAGGTCCAGGG AACGCCTTGACACCAGATGAAAAAATAACCGCTCTAGGGAAATCTTTATCTAACTTACCTGTTGACATTTCTATTGGTAAAATGTTATTAATGGGTTGTGTTTTCCCAGACGTTGAAAAGATTTTAACGCTTGCTGCAGTTATGAGTGTACAAAACCCATTTACGAATCGTGCTTACACCGATCCAAAATGTGAG GAGGCTCGCGCCCATCTAGAATCGGATCAGGGGGATATTTTCACATTACTAAGAGCTTACCATGAATGGTTACAACTAAAATGGCAAAATAGAGAGAATACTCGAAAATGGTGCCACAAACTTGGTATCGAAGAACAAAG atTTTATGAAATTACAAAACTTCGCAatcaattccaaaatattttggaatcTTGCAATATGACAACAAATAAGTTTAAGGATGACCATTTGACAAGTTCTGAAAGAGCCAAACGCCATGGGGAAGTGCGAATGCTAAAGGCCATTAAACGCAAACAAAAGTATCAAGAACCACGAAAGAGGAAATTGCTCAAACACCATAATAATGAAGCAGAGGATAATTTTGATGACGGAGAAGATGATATTAGAGATGTCGATTTTCGTTTATACAATGATGCAGCCAAATTAGAG atattgataaaatcttctaagaCTGATAAACTTCGCGATGTATTGTTGTTGAAGCTGGTTATTGTGTCGGGTTTCTATCCAAAAATTGCCATTTCCGATGAATTTAATTATTGCAAAGGCGGTTCTCAACAATTTTTCCATACTTTCTTGAAACCATTCATTTCCATTCATCCAAATTCGTATTTTGCAAAATGCTTTGACATACTCAAGTTGAATGACAGTGATATTTTGGAGAAACCATCTTACTATCTGCCAAAACAACCACTCAGTGAAGCTCATCAAATTTTATGTTATCA AAATCTATTGGAAACGGCTAAACCTTATCTTGTGAACTGTATACGTATGCCAGCGGCCCAGTGTTTACTTTTATTTTCCTACAACATTGAAACGAATGCTTCCATTAGCCGAGTTATATGCGATTCTTGGTTGTGTCTGGAGTTTCCAACGCCTGAAGCTGGTTGCGAACTTCTTTGCAGAGCAATAAATCTTCGAAGATTGTGGAACAGATTATTAATGGACAAATTAACAG ATTtggaacaaaatgttgagaatCAAAAGAAAAAGTCTGAAAATAAGTATTTAGAAGAAGATTTATGGTATGATTTAGTAAAATTAATGAGTATTAATGTGGCATATACCATTAAGCGTTTATTACCCGCTGATCTTAAGACATTATACACGCATAGACCGTTGGAGAATATCCAAGGTTGCAAAATAAATCCTTTTGCAAAGGATTTTAGTCCAACCCCAAATACAGAAAAAGGTGGCATAAATATATGTGAAAATGTTGTCTTCAATTG TCTGCAAGATCAACAATGGACACTACAAATGGATAAAGAAATGTGTGAAAGTCTATGGACTTGTAAATATTGCGATAcagaatttgaatttaatgttATAGATAAACTGATTCACAAGACAA